Part of the Elusimicrobiota bacterium genome is shown below.
CGAGCGCCCCGGGCCAGGGCGCGGGCGGCGTCCCCGGCGGTCAGGCTTCCTTTAAAGGCGTTGGGCGCGACCAGCACCCGAAGCCGGCTATTTATAAACCTTCTCCCAAAGGGCCGAAGCGGTGCGGCGGAGAGGCAGGGCGGCGATGTCGCCTTCCCGGGGCGGCCGGGACAGTCCGGAGAGGTCCACCACCGAATGGCTCATGCCCACGCGGCCGACCACGGGGCACCGCACGCCCTCGACCGTCACCCAATAGGGGTTTCCCCGGGCGGGGGCCAACTCCATGGTAAAGCCGTGGGCGTAGCCCACGGGCAGGGTGCCCAGGGCCATGGGTTTTTCGGCGATGAATTGACTTCCGTAGCCGACGGTGTCGCCGGGACTGGCCCGGGTCACGCGGACCACCCGGGTTTGGGGGAACCAGGGGTTTTTAAGCGGCAAGTCTTTTTTCGTCGGGTTCATGCCGTAAAGGAGGTTGCCGACCCGCACGCCGCCCAATCGGAATTCCGGAAAATCCAAAAGGACCGCGCTGTCCGCCGCGTGCAGGCGGGCCTTGGGGAAGGGCCCCAGGAGCGGCTTGACCGCCGCGGCGAAGGCCCGCAGGCGGCGGTCCACTTCGCCGGCGTTTTTGTCCGCCATGTAACCCGGGTGGGCGAAAACGCCGTCCAGCCGGAGGCCCGGCAGGGCTTCGATCTTTTTCAGGAAATCCGCCAGGCCCTCCAGGGGGATTCCCCAGCGGCGAAGACCCAAATCCACTTTCACCTGAACGGACACCGGCCGGGCGCGGCCCCGACGGGCCAGGGCCTTGAGCAGGGGCTCGTTGTCCACCATGACCGACAAATTTTCCTTGGCGGCCAGGGCCGCCTCCGCCGGGTCCACCGGGCCCATGACCAGGATGGGCGAGCGAACGCCGGCCCGGCGCAGGGGCAGGGCTTCTTCCAAATAGGTCACCGCCAGGTCCCGGGCCCCCGCGTCCATACAGGCCTTGGCCACCCGCGCCGCGCCGTGGCCGTAGGCGTCGCCTTTGACCACGGCCGTCACCGGCGCCGACGGCCCCACAAGCCGCCGAACCGTCCGGAGGTTGGCGGCGATGGCGCCGAGGTCGATCTCCACCCAGCGGAGGGGCTTCAATCGGACTCCCCGGCCGTGCGGCTCGTCCGTCGGAACAACAACAGGTGGCGGATTTTTTTAAAGAGGGGCCAGCCGTAGATCCACAACCAATAGAGCCAGGGGACGTAGACCCGGTCGAACTCCCCGATAAATTCCGTGAAGACGCCGCCGAAGCCTTTTTTAAACCGGAAGAGGCCGAAGAGCGGATCGTCGGGCAAGGGGTTGCTCGGCACGCCGCGAAAATCGTAGACGAGGCAGCCGTGGGCCTTGGCCCAGCGGACCATGGTCCATTGAACCAGGTGGTTGGGCATGTACTGGCGGCCGGTGTTGGCGCTGGCGCCGTAGGCGTAGAGGCAGAGGGGGCCGCTCTTCAAGGCCAGGGACCCGGCGATGGCCTGGCCCTCGCGCTCGGCCAAAAAGAACTGGGCGTCGCCCCGGGGCTCGAACTGTTCCTGAATGTCCAACAGGTAGCGAAGAGGGCGGATCAAAAATTTGTCCCGCACGGCGGTTTCTTGCAGGAGGCGGAAAAAGGTCTCCACGTCCTTCCGGTCCGACACGGGGCGGACGGTGACGCCCTTTTTTTCCGCCAGTCGGATGTTGTAGCGGGCCTTCTGGTCCATCCCGGCCAGGAGAGCCTCCTCCGTCGGCCGCAGGTCCAGGCGGAAAACGCACCGGGGCTGAACGCCGGACAAACTGCCGACGGACGGGGCCGGCCGAAACCCGTTTCGCCGAAGGGCCTCCGTGAGAAGTTCCGCCGGGCCGGGCACGTCCGGGTCGATTTTAAGGGAACACCGCCCGGCGTTCCCGGGCCAGGGCCTGGGCGCGCTCAAAGAGCGCGTCCAAATCCGCGGCGGTCCATCCCGCCTCCAGGATCGGCCCCCGGGGCGCGTAGAAAAACCGGTAGCCGATTTTGGGGAAATCTTTTTCGAGGATTCGCAGGGCGGCCCGCACGGCGCCGTCCCGGCTCACTTCCAGGAGGTGGGACCGCCAACCCATGCGGCGCTTGACCTCGGCCCACCCTTCCGTCTGAAAGGGGTGGCCTTTGGCCGACCCGGGGCCAAAGAGCAACGGGGGGGGCGGGGTGTTTATATTCGGGGCGTCGGCGGGTTCGTTCACAGGCGAGGATTTTGCCATATTCAACCGCGCCCGTCCCGCCGGGCGGCGACGGCCTGGTAGAGATCCAGGTACGCGTCCACCATGCGACGGAAGGAATAATGCTCGACGATCCGCGCCCGGGCCTCCCGGCCCTTTTGGCGGCGCGCCTCCGGCGACAGTCCGGCCCAACGCTCCAAAGCCCGGGACAGGGCGTCGGCGTCGCCCGCCGGGGCCACGGCGCCGTCGTCGTTCACAACCGCGCGGCAATCCCCCACGTCGGTGGCCGCGGCGGGCACGCCGCAGGCCATGGCCTCGGCCAACGCGTAGGGCGAGCTCTCCCCCACCGACGACAAACAGAACAGGTCCAGGGATTGGTAGAAGGGCACGGTCCGGTCCAGGGCGCCCAGGCGCTCAAAGCATTCGGGGCGTCCCGTTTCGGCGATCCAGCGGGTGAGATCGGGATTGTCGACGGTGACGCCGGGCCCCGCCAGGCGGGCGCGGACATCGACCCCCCGTTGCAAAAGGCGGCCC
Proteins encoded:
- the alr gene encoding alanine racemase, with the protein product MKPLRWVEIDLGAIAANLRTVRRLVGPSAPVTAVVKGDAYGHGAARVAKACMDAGARDLAVTYLEEALPLRRAGVRSPILVMGPVDPAEAALAAKENLSVMVDNEPLLKALARRGRARPVSVQVKVDLGLRRWGIPLEGLADFLKKIEALPGLRLDGVFAHPGYMADKNAGEVDRRLRAFAAAVKPLLGPFPKARLHAADSAVLLDFPEFRLGGVRVGNLLYGMNPTKKDLPLKNPWFPQTRVVRVTRASPGDTVGYGSQFIAEKPMALGTLPVGYAHGFTMELAPARGNPYWVTVEGVRCPVVGRVGMSHSVVDLSGLSRPPREGDIAALPLRRTASALWEKVYK
- a CDS encoding peptidoglycan bridge formation glycyltransferase FemA/FemB family protein is translated as MSAPRPWPGNAGRCSLKIDPDVPGPAELLTEALRRNGFRPAPSVGSLSGVQPRCVFRLDLRPTEEALLAGMDQKARYNIRLAEKKGVTVRPVSDRKDVETFFRLLQETAVRDKFLIRPLRYLLDIQEQFEPRGDAQFFLAEREGQAIAGSLALKSGPLCLYAYGASANTGRQYMPNHLVQWTMVRWAKAHGCLVYDFRGVPSNPLPDDPLFGLFRFKKGFGGVFTEFIGEFDRVYVPWLYWLWIYGWPLFKKIRHLLLFRRTSRTAGESD
- a CDS encoding peptidoglycan bridge formation glycyltransferase FemA/FemB family protein, encoding MNEPADAPNINTPPPPLLFGPGSAKGHPFQTEGWAEVKRRMGWRSHLLEVSRDGAVRAALRILEKDFPKIGYRFFYAPRGPILEAGWTAADLDALFERAQALARERRAVFP